A section of the Planctomycetia bacterium genome encodes:
- a CDS encoding 6-phosphofructokinase yields the protein MSSLSHPAHVDSPIKKVAILFAGGPAPAANAVISTAAVSFLRGGIDVVGALYGYSNLVQYSPEKPLVAGKDYVQIDHRMLKRSRNSQGIMIGTARANPGKHVSSPEHLKDPEKIKPLKTVYDALCSIGVDALISIGGDDTLKTANKFKLFQQYLPAGSKRIPVVHLPKTIDNDYMGIDFTFGYFTAVDTLAAEIRNLLADAEANRTYFLTETMGRSAGWLAYGAAIAGEASLVISVEDMHGKYVETERSVDPKTNQAVERPVMKVQAVVDRIVSTIRAREEQEGKEFGVIVMAEGVAEFLPDEYLKGIPRDEHGHISISKVNLGTRFAKMVSDEYQKQTGKPRKITGLQLGYEARCARPHAFDVMLGSQLGVGAYRALVEEKLDGVMVSVSGQLDLNYVNFDALVNPETLVTVVRYVTRDSDFHKLARFLETHVK from the coding sequence ATGAGCTCGCTTAGTCATCCCGCCCACGTCGATTCCCCCATCAAGAAGGTCGCCATCCTGTTCGCCGGCGGCCCGGCCCCGGCAGCCAATGCGGTCATTTCCACGGCCGCCGTCTCGTTCCTGCGCGGCGGCATCGATGTTGTCGGCGCCCTCTACGGGTACTCGAACCTGGTGCAATATTCGCCCGAGAAGCCGCTGGTCGCCGGTAAGGATTACGTGCAGATCGACCACCGGATGCTGAAACGCAGCCGGAACAGCCAGGGCATTATGATCGGCACGGCGCGGGCCAATCCCGGCAAGCACGTTTCGTCGCCGGAACATCTCAAGGATCCCGAGAAGATCAAGCCGCTCAAAACGGTCTACGACGCGCTCTGCTCGATCGGCGTCGACGCGTTGATCTCCATCGGCGGCGACGACACGCTCAAGACTGCCAACAAGTTCAAGCTGTTCCAGCAATACCTGCCGGCGGGCAGCAAGCGGATTCCGGTCGTCCACCTGCCGAAGACGATCGACAACGACTACATGGGCATCGACTTCACGTTCGGTTACTTCACTGCCGTCGATACGCTGGCGGCGGAGATTCGCAACCTGCTCGCCGACGCCGAGGCGAACCGCACGTATTTCCTCACCGAAACAATGGGACGCAGCGCCGGTTGGCTGGCCTACGGCGCGGCGATCGCCGGCGAAGCGAGCCTGGTGATTAGCGTCGAAGACATGCACGGCAAATATGTCGAAACCGAGCGCTCCGTCGACCCCAAGACGAATCAGGCCGTGGAGCGTCCGGTAATGAAGGTCCAAGCGGTTGTCGATCGAATCGTCAGCACGATCCGCGCCCGCGAGGAGCAAGAAGGCAAGGAATTCGGCGTCATCGTGATGGCCGAGGGCGTGGCGGAATTCCTGCCGGACGAATACCTCAAGGGCATCCCGCGCGACGAGCACGGGCACATCTCGATTTCCAAGGTGAACCTGGGCACGCGGTTCGCCAAGATGGTCTCCGATGAGTACCAAAAGCAAACCGGCAAGCCGCGCAAGATCACCGGTTTGCAACTCGGCTATGAAGCCCGTTGCGCCCGTCCGCACGCCTTTGACGTGATGCTCGGCAGCCAATTGGGCGTCGGCGCTTATCGCGCCCTGGTCGAGGAAAAGCTCGACGGCGTGATGGTCTCCGTCTCAGGGCAGCTCGACTTGAACTACGTCAATTTCGACGCGCTTGTGAACCCGGAAACGTTGGTGACGGTCGTCCGCTACGTGACCCGCGACAGCGACTTCCACAAGCTGGCGCGGTTCTTAGAGACGCATGTGAAATAA
- a CDS encoding DUF6702 family protein, with the protein MANLLAFVLVTTVANSAVAHPFHTSVAEAEWNSETKRLEVALRVAADDLETALNAQSETRIRLDESDSTDEAIQAYLKETFVIRREAKVDPLELKWSGKEITPKAVWLYFEIESPDGVEGYELTNRVLLETEETQINTLAIKLNGRKVSLRCDRKKPTVVIQSDAAEDEAAP; encoded by the coding sequence TTGGCCAACCTCCTCGCATTTGTCCTCGTGACGACCGTCGCCAACAGCGCCGTCGCCCATCCGTTTCACACGTCCGTCGCCGAAGCCGAGTGGAACTCGGAAACGAAGCGTCTCGAAGTCGCTCTTCGGGTCGCGGCCGACGACTTAGAGACCGCGCTCAACGCGCAGAGCGAAACGCGGATCAGACTGGATGAGTCCGACTCTACCGACGAAGCGATTCAGGCGTATCTCAAAGAGACCTTCGTCATCCGCCGGGAAGCGAAAGTCGATCCGCTGGAACTGAAATGGTCCGGGAAGGAGATTACGCCCAAGGCGGTTTGGCTGTACTTTGAAATCGAATCCCCAGACGGCGTCGAAGGCTACGAACTGACCAACCGCGTGCTACTCGAAACCGAGGAAACGCAAATCAACACCTTGGCGATCAAGCTGAACGGGCGCAAGGTCAGCCTGCGCTGTGATCGAAAGAAGCCGACGGTCGTGATTCAGTCTGACGCGGCGGAGGATGAAGCGGCGCCCTAG
- a CDS encoding M1 family metallopeptidase, whose translation MNHWRFPLTIVALLLLAATAAAQVTNPKYGQEDAFRQLEEVLPTPNGFRTASGAPGREYWQQRADYVIDVELDDEKQHLTGRETITYFNQSPDTLTYLWLQLDPNIFDPNSAAATTETAPDFDAFPFETLYRLMLREKFKGGVNITEVSDERGGKLAYKIVGTMMRVDLPAGLAPQGSVKFNVAWDYAINDAKNIGGRTGYEYFEEDKNYIYEMAQWFPRMCAYTDVTGWQHKQYLGTGEFTLELGDYLVRITVPNDHVTPATGVLQNPAEVLTDAQRERLKQADAAKTPMFVVTPDEAKANEADPPTGKKTWVYHAQNVRDFAFASSRKFIWDAQGHDVEGNRVMAMSFYPKEGEPLWSKYSTHSIIHTLNVYSRYTFPYPYPIAISVNGPVGGMEYPMICFNGPRPEKDGTYSERTKYGLISVIIHEVGHNYFPMIVNNDEREWMWMDEGINTFLQYLSEQGMGGEVSIPARRA comes from the coding sequence ATGAATCATTGGCGTTTTCCGTTGACCATCGTGGCGCTGCTCTTGCTCGCGGCCACCGCTGCGGCGCAAGTCACGAATCCCAAATATGGCCAGGAAGACGCCTTCCGGCAGTTGGAAGAAGTGCTGCCGACGCCGAATGGCTTCCGCACGGCCTCCGGCGCCCCGGGACGCGAATACTGGCAGCAGCGCGCGGACTACGTGATCGACGTCGAGTTGGACGACGAGAAGCAGCATCTTACTGGTCGCGAGACGATCACGTATTTCAATCAATCGCCCGACACGCTGACCTATCTCTGGTTGCAGTTAGATCCGAACATCTTCGATCCCAACTCGGCCGCGGCAACGACGGAGACGGCGCCGGACTTCGATGCTTTTCCGTTCGAGACGCTGTATCGCTTGATGCTCCGCGAGAAGTTCAAAGGGGGTGTGAACATCACCGAGGTCAGCGACGAGCGCGGCGGTAAGCTGGCCTACAAAATTGTCGGCACGATGATGCGCGTCGACCTGCCGGCAGGGCTCGCGCCGCAGGGTTCAGTCAAATTTAACGTCGCCTGGGACTACGCGATCAACGACGCCAAGAACATCGGCGGCCGCACTGGCTACGAATACTTCGAGGAAGACAAGAACTACATCTACGAGATGGCCCAGTGGTTTCCGCGGATGTGTGCTTACACCGACGTGACAGGTTGGCAGCATAAGCAATATCTCGGCACCGGCGAGTTCACGCTGGAACTCGGCGATTACCTGGTGCGGATCACCGTGCCGAACGACCACGTGACGCCGGCCACTGGCGTGCTGCAAAACCCCGCGGAAGTGCTCACCGATGCGCAGCGCGAGCGGCTCAAGCAAGCGGACGCGGCCAAGACGCCGATGTTTGTCGTCACGCCGGACGAAGCCAAAGCCAACGAGGCGGATCCGCCGACCGGCAAGAAAACCTGGGTCTATCACGCGCAGAACGTGCGGGACTTTGCCTTCGCTTCGTCACGGAAGTTTATTTGGGACGCGCAGGGGCACGACGTGGAAGGCAACCGCGTGATGGCGATGTCGTTCTATCCCAAGGAAGGGGAGCCGTTGTGGAGCAAGTATTCCACGCATTCCATCATTCACACGCTGAATGTCTATTCGCGGTACACGTTTCCGTATCCGTATCCGATCGCCATTTCTGTTAACGGCCCGGTCGGCGGGATGGAATACCCGATGATCTGTTTCAACGGCCCGCGCCCCGAGAAAGACGGCACGTATTCCGAACGGACAAAGTACGGGCTGATCTCCGTGATCATTCACGAGGTGGGGCACAACTATTTTCCGATGATCGTCAACAATGACGAACGGGAATGGATGTGGATGGACGAAGGGATCAACACGTTCCTGCAGTATCTTTCGGAGCAGGGAATGGGAGGAGAAGTATCCATCCCGGCGCGGCGAGCCTAA
- a CDS encoding glycoside hydrolase family 71/99-like protein, producing the protein MLKLVPWLVFASLVALCAPKVRAQSELDAVYAELGPYTGPAAAEAIENTTLTGKVLAGYQGWFTAEGDGAGLGWKHYGRRGDFRPGRCNIDLWPDVSELDDDEKIDTPFQHADGATAQVFSSHHPKTVLRHFQWMREYGIDGVFVQRFVVETRGAATLRHFNQVLTNCREGANTHRRCYAVMYDLSGLREGEMDRAIEDWKHLVDHMHLGRDEADRAYLRHGGRPVVAVWGVGFNDDRAYTLADCQRFVEFLKDDPQYGGNTVMVGVPTAWRTLDRDAVNDPALHDLIKKADIVSPWTVGRYDSPRGAARHAAELIAPDIAWCREHGKEYLPVAFPGFSWSNMRRNAPFDQIPRLRGEFLWSQFVGAKRAGADMFYIAMFDELDEGTAIFKCTNNPPVGESRFVTWDGLPSDHYLWLTGRGGAMLRGEVPTSDEPPRREQ; encoded by the coding sequence ATGCTAAAACTCGTCCCGTGGCTGGTTTTCGCGAGCTTAGTGGCTCTTTGTGCGCCCAAAGTTCGCGCCCAGAGCGAGCTGGACGCGGTTTATGCCGAGTTAGGTCCTTACACGGGACCGGCGGCGGCCGAGGCGATCGAGAATACGACGCTCACCGGCAAGGTCCTGGCGGGCTATCAAGGTTGGTTCACCGCGGAGGGGGACGGGGCCGGCTTGGGTTGGAAGCACTACGGCCGGCGCGGCGATTTTCGCCCCGGCAGGTGCAACATCGACCTTTGGCCGGATGTCAGCGAACTGGATGACGACGAGAAAATCGACACGCCGTTCCAGCATGCCGATGGCGCGACGGCGCAGGTTTTTAGTTCCCATCATCCCAAAACGGTGCTGCGGCATTTTCAATGGATGCGCGAGTATGGCATCGATGGCGTCTTCGTGCAGCGATTCGTCGTCGAAACCCGGGGCGCGGCCACGTTGCGGCATTTCAACCAGGTGCTGACGAATTGCCGCGAAGGGGCGAACACGCACAGGCGCTGTTACGCGGTCATGTACGACCTCTCCGGCCTCCGCGAAGGGGAGATGGACCGCGCGATCGAGGATTGGAAACACCTCGTGGATCACATGCACCTGGGGCGCGACGAAGCGGATCGAGCTTATTTGCGGCACGGCGGACGGCCGGTCGTCGCCGTGTGGGGCGTCGGCTTCAACGACGACCGGGCATATACGTTGGCGGATTGCCAGCGCTTCGTCGAGTTCCTCAAGGACGATCCGCAATACGGCGGCAACACGGTGATGGTCGGCGTGCCCACCGCGTGGAGAACGCTCGACCGCGATGCCGTCAACGATCCGGCGTTGCACGACCTCATCAAGAAAGCGGACATCGTCAGCCCCTGGACGGTAGGGCGCTATGATTCGCCGCGTGGCGCAGCGAGGCACGCCGCGGAATTGATCGCCCCGGACATCGCCTGGTGCCGCGAGCATGGCAAGGAATATCTGCCGGTCGCCTTCCCCGGTTTCAGTTGGAGCAACATGCGGCGCAACGCGCCGTTCGATCAGATTCCCAGACTGCGCGGAGAATTTCTTTGGAGCCAATTCGTCGGCGCGAAACGGGCCGGGGCGGACATGTTTTACATCGCCATGTTCGATGAATTGGACGAAGGCACCGCGATTTTCAAATGCACGAACAATCCGCCCGTCGGCGAAAGTCGTTTCGTCACCTGGGATGGCTTGCCAAGCGACCATTATCTGTGGCTGACCGGACGAGGCGGCGCAATGCTGCGCGGCGAAGTTCCCACCAGCGATGAACCGCCGCGCCGCGAGCAATGA
- a CDS encoding serine hydrolase, whose translation MKRIPRCRTTALTFAMLNMLGTMTFAQSPQPNVTDYSAEINALSAAIKYEVDAKQLPAFSIALVDGDHVVWSAGFGLQDAAKQVPATAETVYRVGSVSKLFTDIAVMRMVEEGKLSLDAPVSDYLPSFQPKNPFNKSITLRQLMSHRAGLVRESPIGNYFDATSPSLADTVASLNATSLVLSPETKVKYSNAGVAVVGEVLEQRAGKPFAPFLRETLLHQLDMKQSDFELTPEVVSRLADAEMWTYDGRRFPAPRFALGTAPAGNLYSNVLDLSKFIVCLLNEGRAGDGMILKPETLREMTTPILDANDKPLKFGLGFHVHELDGHVKIGHGGAVYGFSTQVEVLPEQKLGVAAVSSLDGSNGVVSRLADFALRLMLAKQSGQAAPTYRRTDAIPLARAQELVGSYENGDRTVRVTELEGKVHLQQGAFRQESRAAVDNGAIVVDDFISFGAEVTLSQDGVLRIADVDYTRLPDEPPVEIPAAWKGLIGEYGEDHNVLYVLEDRGKLCVLIEWFYYYPLTEVNENEFAFPGDGLYHDEKLYFTRDVSGRATQVVAAEVLFKRREVGTRDGATFQITPVKPIDELRAAALAALPPEEQGEFRDTDLVELVALDPTIKLDVRYATTNNFTGAVFYQQPKAFMQRPAAESVVRVHQKLKERGLGLLIHDAYRPWHVTKMFWDATPAAFKDFVANPALGSRHNRGCAVDLTLYDLATGQPIEMVGGYDEFSPRSFPDYAGGTERQRYYRDLLRAAMEAENFRVYEFEWWHFDYQDWRQYRIGNATFEQLNGVQQPR comes from the coding sequence ATGAAACGAATCCCCCGCTGTCGAACGACGGCGTTGACCTTCGCCATGCTAAACATGCTGGGAACCATGACGTTTGCGCAATCGCCGCAGCCCAACGTCACCGACTATTCGGCCGAGATCAATGCTCTCAGCGCCGCCATCAAATACGAAGTCGACGCCAAGCAATTGCCGGCATTCTCGATCGCGCTCGTGGACGGCGATCACGTCGTCTGGTCCGCAGGCTTTGGGTTGCAGGACGCAGCCAAACAAGTTCCCGCCACCGCCGAGACGGTGTACCGAGTTGGATCTGTCTCTAAGCTATTCACCGATATCGCGGTGATGCGTATGGTCGAGGAAGGCAAGTTAAGTCTCGACGCGCCGGTCAGCGACTACCTGCCGAGCTTTCAACCCAAGAATCCGTTTAATAAGTCGATCACACTCCGGCAACTCATGTCGCATCGCGCAGGCTTGGTGCGAGAATCGCCGATCGGCAACTATTTCGACGCGACGAGTCCTTCGCTCGCTGATACCGTGGCAAGTCTGAACGCGACCTCGCTCGTTTTGTCGCCGGAAACGAAGGTCAAGTATTCCAACGCGGGCGTGGCCGTCGTAGGCGAGGTGTTGGAACAGCGCGCCGGGAAGCCGTTCGCGCCCTTCTTACGCGAAACATTGCTTCATCAACTGGACATGAAACAGAGTGATTTTGAATTGACGCCGGAAGTCGTCTCCCGCCTGGCCGATGCGGAGATGTGGACCTACGACGGGCGCCGCTTCCCCGCGCCGCGCTTCGCGCTGGGCACCGCGCCGGCCGGCAATCTTTACTCGAACGTGCTGGATCTCTCGAAGTTCATCGTCTGCTTGCTGAACGAAGGCCGCGCCGGCGATGGGATGATCTTGAAGCCGGAAACGCTACGCGAGATGACGACGCCGATCTTGGACGCCAACGACAAGCCGCTGAAATTCGGGCTGGGGTTTCATGTTCACGAATTGGATGGCCACGTGAAGATCGGCCACGGCGGCGCGGTGTATGGGTTTTCCACGCAAGTCGAAGTGCTGCCAGAGCAGAAGCTGGGCGTCGCGGCCGTTTCTTCGCTCGACGGCAGCAACGGCGTCGTTAGTCGCCTCGCGGACTTCGCGCTGCGGTTGATGCTGGCCAAGCAATCCGGCCAGGCAGCACCGACGTACCGCCGCACCGATGCGATTCCCCTCGCGCGCGCCCAGGAACTTGTTGGCAGCTACGAGAACGGCGACCGCACCGTTCGCGTGACGGAATTGGAGGGCAAAGTTCATTTGCAGCAGGGCGCATTTCGCCAGGAATCGCGCGCCGCCGTCGACAACGGCGCGATCGTGGTCGACGATTTCATCAGTTTTGGCGCCGAAGTGACATTGTCGCAGGACGGCGTGTTGCGAATCGCCGACGTGGACTACACGCGCCTGCCCGATGAGCCGCCTGTCGAGATTCCTGCAGCGTGGAAGGGCCTGATCGGCGAGTACGGCGAAGATCACAACGTACTCTACGTCCTGGAGGATCGCGGGAAGTTGTGCGTTCTGATCGAGTGGTTCTACTACTATCCGCTCACAGAGGTCAACGAGAACGAATTCGCGTTTCCCGGCGATGGCCTCTATCACGACGAGAAGCTCTACTTTACGCGCGACGTATCCGGCCGCGCGACGCAGGTCGTGGCCGCTGAGGTATTGTTCAAGCGCCGCGAAGTCGGCACGCGCGACGGCGCGACCTTCCAGATCACGCCCGTTAAGCCAATCGATGAATTGCGCGCCGCCGCGCTGGCAGCCTTACCGCCGGAGGAGCAAGGCGAGTTTCGCGACACCGATCTCGTGGAATTGGTGGCGCTCGATCCCACGATCAAGCTCGATGTTCGCTATGCGACGACGAACAACTTCACCGGCGCGGTGTTCTATCAGCAGCCCAAGGCCTTCATGCAGCGGCCAGCGGCGGAGTCGGTCGTGCGCGTCCATCAGAAACTGAAGGAACGCGGGCTGGGCCTACTGATCCACGACGCGTATCGTCCGTGGCACGTCACGAAGATGTTCTGGGACGCCACACCAGCGGCGTTCAAGGACTTCGTCGCGAACCCGGCACTCGGTTCGCGCCACAATCGCGGTTGCGCGGTCGACCTCACGCTCTACGACCTGGCCACCGGCCAGCCGATTGAGATGGTAGGCGGCTACGACGAATTCTCACCGCGATCGTTTCCCGACTATGCCGGCGGCACGGAGCGTCAACGCTACTATCGCGATCTGCTGCGCGCAGCGATGGAGGCCGAAAACTTCCGCGTCTACGAATTCGAGTGGTGGCACTTCGACTACCAGGACTGGCGGCAGTACCGCATCGGCAACGCGACGTTCGAGCAATTGAACGGCGTCCAGCAGCCCCGATAG
- a CDS encoding GNAT family N-acetyltransferase, translating into MNRPVELRTQRLLLRRWRKEDRDAFAAMCGDERVMEFLPAIATRAESDAAVDRAESHFKQHGFGYWAVEIPDEAKFIGFVGLSRPRFEAAFTPCIEIGWRLASAYWGQGYATEAASVAVVFGFEVLNLPEILSFTVPLNLRSRRVMENIGMRHAPEEDFEHPTLPEGHPLRRHVLYRLTREDWEAELTGSHSENASEEG; encoded by the coding sequence ATGAACCGGCCGGTTGAGTTGCGAACGCAACGACTCCTGTTGCGACGGTGGCGCAAAGAAGATCGCGACGCCTTCGCGGCGATGTGCGGCGACGAGCGGGTGATGGAGTTCTTGCCTGCGATAGCGACGCGCGCCGAGTCGGACGCGGCGGTCGACCGTGCTGAATCGCATTTCAAGCAGCATGGGTTCGGCTACTGGGCCGTCGAGATTCCCGACGAAGCGAAGTTCATCGGCTTCGTAGGTCTCAGCCGGCCCCGGTTCGAAGCGGCGTTCACGCCGTGTATCGAAATCGGTTGGCGGCTAGCCAGCGCCTATTGGGGGCAAGGCTACGCCACGGAAGCCGCCAGCGTGGCCGTGGTCTTCGGATTCGAGGTGTTGAACCTTCCGGAGATCCTGTCGTTCACTGTGCCGCTGAATCTACGCTCGCGTCGCGTAATGGAGAACATCGGCATGCGCCATGCTCCGGAGGAAGATTTTGAGCATCCCACGCTCCCGGAAGGCCATCCGCTTCGGCGGCACGTACTGTACCGGCTCACGCGCGAGGATTGGGAAGCCGAGCTGACGGGCAGCCACTCCGAAAACGCAAGCGAAGAAGGTTGA
- a CDS encoding DUF1080 domain-containing protein, with protein MKFSTIARFSLVAACLIFTSAASAEQPLNALTSQETSDGWKLLFDGKSTDGWRNFKQDKIGEGWQVVDGALTRAAEGAGDILTDDEYEAFELVLEYKIGKAGNSGLMYHVSEDEDTPWMTGPEIQVQDNKDGHDPQKSGWLYQLYDADTDATKPAGEWNELRVLITPEKCEQHMNGVKYCEYVKGSDDWNERVAKSKFGSMPKFGKPTKGYIALQDHGDPVAYRNIRIRVIDKK; from the coding sequence ATGAAGTTCTCCACCATTGCCCGATTTTCGCTTGTCGCCGCCTGTCTCATCTTTACGTCCGCGGCGAGCGCCGAGCAGCCCTTGAACGCGTTGACTTCCCAGGAAACCTCTGACGGCTGGAAGTTGTTGTTCGACGGCAAGTCGACCGATGGCTGGCGGAATTTCAAGCAAGACAAAATCGGCGAGGGCTGGCAGGTCGTCGACGGGGCATTGACCCGGGCCGCCGAGGGCGCCGGTGATATCCTCACCGACGACGAGTACGAGGCCTTTGAACTGGTGCTCGAATACAAGATCGGCAAGGCCGGCAACAGCGGCCTGATGTATCACGTCAGCGAAGACGAAGACACGCCCTGGATGACCGGTCCGGAAATTCAAGTGCAAGACAACAAGGACGGCCACGATCCCCAAAAGTCAGGCTGGCTTTACCAACTTTATGACGCCGACACCGACGCCACGAAGCCGGCTGGCGAATGGAATGAGCTGCGCGTGCTGATCACGCCGGAGAAGTGCGAACAGCACATGAACGGCGTGAAGTACTGCGAGTACGTCAAGGGCAGCGACGACTGGAACGAGCGCGTCGCCAAGAGCAAGTTCGGCAGCATGCCCAAGTTCGGCAAGCCGACGAAGGGCTACATCGCACTGCAAGACCACGGCGATCCCGTGGCCTATCGCAACATTCGGATCCGTGTGATCGACAAGAAGTAA
- a CDS encoding 2,3-bisphosphoglycerate-independent phosphoglycerate mutase — MDMHDLTRELKQSNNSKIVMLVADGLGGLPLEAGGKTELETAATPNLDALARRGVSGLSIPVKPGITPGSGPGHLGLFGYDPLLYVIGRGALEATGIGFELGPNDVAARGNYCTLDAAGKISDRRAGRPTSEESAPIALKLRAIKIPGVEIFVEPVKEHRFVVVFRAPGLGGSVRDTDPQAVGVAPLAPVGDDAASKKTAEIAAEFIKQAGAILKSEPKINGLTLRGFAARPALPTYEEVYGLRAAAVAVYPMYKGLARLVGMQIAGQAQTLTEQVAVLKQHWNDFDFFFLHFKYTDSTGEDGNFPAKVKRIEEFDAAIPDIVALGPTVLIVTGDHSTPSYLKSHSWHPVPTLLVSNCCRPDGCTGFGESQALRGGLGQFEAKYLMPLALSNAGRMGKYGA; from the coding sequence ATGGACATGCACGATTTGACGCGTGAATTGAAGCAATCGAACAACTCGAAAATCGTCATGCTCGTGGCCGACGGCTTGGGCGGGCTGCCCCTGGAAGCTGGCGGCAAGACGGAGTTGGAAACCGCCGCGACGCCGAATCTGGACGCCTTGGCGCGGCGCGGCGTCAGTGGGCTGAGCATTCCGGTGAAGCCCGGAATCACGCCCGGCAGCGGGCCCGGGCACCTGGGATTGTTTGGCTACGATCCATTGCTATACGTGATCGGCCGCGGCGCGTTGGAAGCGACCGGCATTGGTTTCGAGCTGGGCCCAAACGACGTGGCTGCGCGCGGCAACTATTGCACGCTCGACGCGGCCGGCAAAATCAGTGATCGCCGCGCCGGTCGCCCGACCAGCGAAGAGAGCGCCCCGATCGCCCTCAAGTTGCGCGCGATCAAGATTCCGGGCGTGGAGATCTTCGTCGAGCCGGTCAAGGAGCATCGCTTCGTCGTCGTATTTCGCGCGCCAGGACTGGGCGGCAGCGTACGGGATACTGATCCGCAAGCGGTCGGCGTCGCGCCTCTCGCGCCGGTCGGCGACGACGCCGCGAGCAAGAAGACCGCGGAGATCGCCGCTGAATTCATCAAGCAGGCTGGCGCCATCCTCAAGTCAGAACCCAAGATCAATGGCCTGACGCTGCGCGGCTTCGCGGCGCGCCCCGCGTTGCCGACCTACGAGGAAGTTTACGGCCTCCGCGCGGCGGCCGTGGCGGTCTACCCCATGTACAAGGGACTTGCCCGCCTGGTGGGCATGCAGATCGCTGGTCAGGCTCAAACGCTCACGGAGCAAGTGGCGGTGCTTAAGCAACATTGGAACGACTTCGATTTCTTCTTTCTGCATTTCAAATACACCGATTCCACCGGCGAGGATGGCAACTTCCCGGCTAAGGTGAAGCGGATCGAAGAGTTCGACGCGGCAATTCCCGACATCGTCGCACTGGGGCCAACCGTGCTGATCGTCACCGGCGATCACAGCACGCCCAGCTACTTGAAGAGCCACAGTTGGCACCCAGTGCCGACGTTGCTGGTCTCTAATTGCTGCCGCCCAGACGGCTGCACCGGCTTTGGCGAAAGCCAGGCACTGCGCGGAGGATTGGGGCAGTTCGAAGCGAAGTACCTGATGCCGCTGGCATTGTCGAACGCCGGGCGGATGGGGAAATACGGAGCGTAG
- a CDS encoding DNA-binding transcriptional regulator — protein sequence MSTELKRVAILIETSTTWGAEMVAGIAEYARQHGKWSIFVEPRGRHERLRMPRDWHGDGIIARVTHPLLGEDVKSAGLPAVNVSWIRLRDFEIPQVTADEAAVGRLAAQHFLDRGFRNFAYFGPDPRHGYEDRLGPTFEGAIAQAGGNCHVYQARRSSGNRVGWLAEISDLIPWLRSLPKPAALLTWNDIRARQVTEACRESGLSVPEDVAVLGGEYDALTSEVSIPPLSSIDHNPRRVGYEAAHLLARMMEGEAAPSEPVLVPLRGVIQRQSTNTLAIEDRPLAEALQFIRTNLHRPIGVGDVVEATSLSRRLLEQRFQKAIGRSPAAEIRRVRIERAKQLLSDTRLSVSQVALASGFNFVEAMNVVFRREVGVTPTQYRRQTSASSLKHDAVSLPSSTAARV from the coding sequence ATGAGCACGGAGTTAAAACGCGTCGCGATCCTGATCGAGACCTCCACGACCTGGGGCGCGGAGATGGTCGCCGGGATCGCCGAGTACGCCCGGCAACACGGCAAGTGGTCGATCTTCGTCGAGCCGCGAGGGCGACACGAGCGGCTGCGAATGCCGCGCGATTGGCACGGCGATGGGATTATCGCCCGCGTGACGCATCCGTTGTTGGGAGAAGACGTTAAGTCCGCTGGTTTGCCGGCCGTCAATGTCTCCTGGATCCGGCTCCGCGATTTTGAGATTCCCCAGGTCACCGCCGACGAAGCCGCGGTCGGCCGCCTGGCCGCCCAGCATTTTCTCGACCGCGGCTTTCGCAACTTCGCTTATTTCGGTCCCGATCCCCGCCATGGCTACGAGGACCGCTTGGGCCCCACGTTCGAAGGGGCGATCGCGCAGGCTGGTGGAAATTGTCATGTCTATCAGGCCCGACGCAGTTCAGGCAATCGCGTCGGCTGGTTGGCCGAAATCTCGGATCTGATCCCCTGGCTTCGCAGCCTTCCGAAACCAGCGGCGCTGCTGACGTGGAACGACATTCGCGCCCGCCAGGTGACGGAAGCCTGCCGGGAATCGGGGTTGAGCGTGCCGGAGGATGTCGCTGTCCTTGGCGGCGAATACGACGCCTTGACCAGCGAGGTGTCGATCCCGCCGCTTTCCAGCATTGACCACAATCCGCGGCGCGTTGGCTACGAAGCCGCCCATTTGCTGGCACGAATGATGGAAGGCGAGGCGGCGCCCAGCGAACCTGTCCTGGTGCCGTTGCGCGGCGTAATTCAGCGCCAATCGACCAATACGCTGGCGATTGAAGATCGTCCGTTGGCCGAGGCGCTCCAATTCATCCGCACGAATCTGCACCGGCCGATCGGCGTCGGCGATGTCGTCGAGGCAACATCGCTCTCCCGGCGTCTGCTGGAACAACGCTTCCAGAAGGCCATCGGCCGTTCGCCCGCCGCGGAGATTCGTCGGGTGCGGATCGAGCGCGCCAAGCAGTTGCTCAGCGATACCCGGCTTTCCGTCTCACAAGTGGCATTGGCGTCCGGCTTCAACTTCGTGGAAGCCATGAACGTCGTCTTTCGACGCGAAGTCGGCGTCACGCCAACGCAATATCGCCGCCAAACCAGCGCGTCGTCGCTCAAGCACGACGCCGTCAGCCTGCCCAGCTCCACGGCCGCGCGCGTCTAG